From a region of the Ignisphaera sp. genome:
- a CDS encoding ATP-grasp domain-containing protein — translation MVKILLTEYVVSTYGLNNYSYISLLAEAYAMTRSLVKVLKHAGVDVIITLSNQIHNMLGRDIKVDDVVIIEGNYINVLEELREDVDYAIAIAPPHEMITIVEILRDKFLGPSYDLTKILSDKYEATLMLRKCGLKTPLTLSAYSSSEKISIDEVSFPVVVKPSMSAGAECVYIARDKDSFVESIRKITKCDPKGYVVIQEYVEGFHGSISMVVYNSEIYLYSLNLQLISILNNRIVYNGNVLPLRNKDYVQVARSVVEKIVKCLSGLKGYIGIDVVWNDEDMYVIEVNPRFTTAGVAISELYPDLGKILIGYRLPGKERYLGNLVQGYAYIIKNVDHIERNCLDSSSPNFDLCLDKLITIGRVAEFKDVLNILLKQYGDLVKNLAYNITIVSNEIN, via the coding sequence ATGGTCAAGATACTTCTTACGGAATATGTTGTAAGTACATACGGTCTGAATAACTATTCCTATATCTCTCTTCTTGCTGAAGCCTATGCCATGACTAGATCGCTTGTCAAGGTATTAAAACATGCTGGTGTTGATGTAATAATTACGCTTTCTAATCAAATCCATAATATGCTTGGTAGGGATATTAAGGTAGATGACGTGGTTATTATAGAAGGTAACTACATCAATGTTTTAGAAGAACTCAGAGAAGATGTAGATTATGCTATAGCAATAGCGCCTCCACATGAGATGATAACTATAGTAGAGATTCTTAGAGATAAATTTTTGGGTCCTTCTTACGACTTAACGAAAATTTTATCTGATAAATATGAGGCTACATTAATGTTACGTAAATGTGGTTTGAAAACACCTCTAACACTTTCCGCATATAGCTCTTCTGAGAAAATAAGTATTGACGAAGTTTCCTTTCCTGTTGTTGTAAAGCCTTCAATGTCAGCTGGTGCAGAATGTGTATATATTGCTAGAGATAAAGATAGTTTTGTTGAGTCTATTCGTAAGATTACTAAGTGTGATCCTAAAGGATATGTAGTTATTCAAGAGTATGTTGAAGGTTTTCACGGAAGTATTTCGATGGTGGTGTATAATAGTGAAATCTATCTTTATAGCCTTAATCTTCAGCTTATTTCTATATTAAATAATAGAATTGTATATAATGGTAATGTATTACCTTTAAGAAATAAAGATTATGTTCAAGTAGCAAGAAGTGTTGTAGAGAAAATAGTGAAATGCTTGAGTGGATTGAAAGGGTACATAGGGATTGATGTCGTATGGAATGATGAGGACATGTATGTTATTGAGGTTAATCCAAGATTTACAACAGCTGGAGTAGCGATATCTGAACTTTATCCAGATTTAGGGAAGATACTTATAGGGTACAGGTTACCCGGTAAAGAACGATATCTTGGTAATTTGGTTCAAGGTTATGCATACATCATTAAAAACGTAGATCATATTGAGAGAAACTGTTTGGATTCAAGTTCCCCAAATTTTGATCTATGTTTAGATAAACTAATAACTATAGGGAGGGTAGCGGAATTTAAAGATGTATTAAATATTTTACTTAAACAGTATGGAGATTTGGTGAAAAACCTAGCATACAACATAACGATAGTGAGTAACGAAATTAATTAA
- a CDS encoding CooT family nickel-binding protein produces the protein MCESKIYMREGEYYELIVENAVSLTPKEGGFIVIDISGKRYELDNVSIDYIDFLNHKVILKKNK, from the coding sequence ATGTGTGAATCTAAGATTTATATGAGAGAAGGTGAATATTATGAACTCATTGTAGAGAATGCTGTATCCCTTACGCCTAAGGAAGGGGGCTTCATAGTCATTGATATATCGGGCAAGAGGTATGAACTAGATAATGTTTCTATAGATTACATTGACTTCTTGAACCATAAAGTTATTCTAAAGAAGAATAAATAA
- a CDS encoding RimK family alpha-L-glutamate ligase, producing the protein MNIGIITRNPSSWSSSQLIKAFHTLGHSVTTFRFNDIIAFIDSDKLKLIVNDEDILKTFSAIVVRPFGRVSLDQAIFRIDLLYSIQDNGIPVFNKPSAIEKCVDKFRSLYILKMNGLPVPRTIVTERSSLALRSLYMLSSSDVVVKPMFGSRGHGSTKICIRDRDILWEVVRSMTFVRRTAYIQEFIPHKGVDIRAFVLGDRVLAAMYRYAYPGQWKTNIARGGKPLKIDRLDPYIEDVVLKAAKILECDIAGVDVVSLRDSIYILEVNSQPGWKGLQEVHSELNIAEEIAKYIINKVRK; encoded by the coding sequence ATGAATATAGGTATAATCACTAGAAACCCCTCAAGTTGGAGTTCATCACAATTGATAAAAGCATTTCATACACTTGGACATAGTGTTACAACGTTTAGATTTAACGATATTATTGCATTTATAGATTCAGATAAATTGAAGCTTATAGTTAATGATGAAGATATACTAAAGACCTTTTCAGCTATAGTTGTTAGACCCTTTGGTCGTGTGAGTCTTGATCAAGCTATATTTAGAATAGATCTTCTGTACTCTATACAAGATAATGGAATACCGGTATTTAATAAGCCTTCAGCTATAGAGAAATGTGTTGATAAGTTCAGATCTCTGTATATATTAAAAATGAACGGCTTGCCAGTACCTCGGACTATAGTTACAGAGAGATCCTCTCTTGCCTTAAGATCTCTATACATGTTGAGTAGTAGTGATGTTGTTGTAAAACCTATGTTTGGTTCTAGAGGTCATGGAAGTACTAAGATCTGTATTAGAGATCGTGATATTCTGTGGGAAGTAGTACGATCGATGACCTTTGTAAGGCGTACAGCATATATTCAAGAGTTTATACCTCATAAAGGAGTTGATATAAGAGCTTTTGTATTAGGCGATAGAGTTTTAGCTGCTATGTATAGATATGCCTATCCTGGGCAATGGAAAACAAATATTGCTAGAGGAGGAAAGCCATTGAAAATAGATAGACTTGATCCATACATAGAGGATGTAGTTTTAAAAGCTGCAAAGATTCTAGAGTGTGATATAGCTGGAGTAGATGTAGTTTCATTACGAGATTCTATATACATACTAGAGGTCAATAGCCAACCAGGTTGGAAAGGACTACAAGAAGTTCATTCAGAGCTTAACATAGCTGAAGAAATTGCGAAGTACATAATCAACAAAGTAAGAAAATAA
- a CDS encoding coenzyme F420-0:L-glutamate ligase produces MTKYRIILRILRRPFKYWYPGANFINEIIDRYGNHIENGDILVISEKALSIALGNIYDEEIIHVDIITKLFTFMTVKILWTKLLRSLLKSQDILSILDNTSIKVLGAHKKLALRYGGLKHFLKPVSEAGIDTTNLPYSYVSLPLLNIDHVLNKIQIEIYRNLKKYVNILVIDTDKTYRMKYLKNVVFATRFSTIKGVIDLGFVSYILGKKFRNLFVAYPTPIAYKGIRLSLHLILYIAKFVEKFMGHGLGRTAVEMLMNLNKRDFKDIKWIDMNKVKHYPVILVKLKIIHKSFN; encoded by the coding sequence GTGACTAAGTATAGAATTATTCTAAGAATACTTAGAAGACCATTTAAGTATTGGTATCCTGGAGCTAATTTTATTAACGAAATAATTGATAGATACGGAAATCATATAGAAAATGGAGATATCCTTGTCATATCTGAAAAAGCGTTGTCTATTGCTCTAGGCAATATATATGATGAAGAGATAATACATGTAGACATAATTACCAAACTATTCACGTTTATGACTGTAAAAATCCTCTGGACAAAGTTATTAAGATCTCTTCTTAAATCTCAAGATATATTATCGATTCTCGATAACACATCAATAAAAGTGCTTGGAGCTCATAAAAAGTTGGCGCTACGTTACGGAGGTCTTAAGCATTTCTTGAAACCAGTATCTGAAGCTGGTATAGATACTACTAATTTGCCTTACAGTTATGTGTCGTTGCCATTACTGAATATAGATCATGTTCTTAATAAGATACAGATTGAAATATACAGAAATCTAAAGAAATATGTGAATATCCTCGTTATAGATACAGATAAAACATATCGAATGAAATATTTAAAGAATGTTGTCTTTGCAACTAGATTCTCTACCATAAAAGGTGTCATAGATTTAGGCTTCGTTAGCTACATTCTTGGTAAGAAATTTAGAAATCTGTTTGTTGCTTACCCTACACCTATAGCATATAAAGGAATTAGACTTAGTCTACATTTAATTCTCTATATAGCTAAATTTGTCGAAAAATTTATGGGCCATGGACTTGGTAGAACTGCTGTAGAGATGCTCATGAATCTCAATAAGAGAGACTTTAAAGATATTAAATGGATCGATATGAATAAGGTTAAGCATTATCCAGTAATTCTGGTAAAGTTGAAGATTATTCATAAATCTTTTAATTAA